The proteins below come from a single Chryseobacterium sp. MA9 genomic window:
- a CDS encoding T9SS type A sorting domain-containing protein translates to MKKSLLLLLGASAMFSAQITLTKAANDPISGNVINYNHVTGAVNNSATGANTTFSNGGLTMGVSSVTTYSTPTSAEITTFPGSTIKMIDGTTTIYYKASTTKLEITGIVNPQLTLNFSVDNGTYNNYPTTYGPAQNDTAKGTFSSSVANGLFSGTMTAQADAYGTLIIGNQTYSNVLRVKYTQNLSLYASFDVIYANPIGTATNTAYAYYDASHRYALLNSTSGNVSVPLLSINQTVATALALNEAFLATSNTARKESLVVYPNPAQDFIGFKGNTDNYSKANIYSLDGKLVKTSDVKSGNIQISDLPPASYFIEISGKNATDTKNTKFIKK, encoded by the coding sequence ATGAAAAAATCTTTACTCCTTTTATTAGGAGCTTCTGCAATGTTTTCTGCGCAGATCACGCTTACAAAAGCAGCTAATGACCCTATTTCTGGAAACGTTATCAATTACAATCATGTAACCGGAGCCGTAAACAACTCCGCAACAGGAGCTAACACTACGTTTTCAAACGGAGGTCTTACAATGGGAGTTTCGTCAGTAACAACTTATTCTACTCCTACTTCTGCTGAAATAACAACATTTCCGGGTTCTACCATTAAAATGATAGACGGAACAACAACCATTTATTATAAAGCTTCTACAACTAAACTGGAAATTACAGGAATTGTAAATCCACAGCTTACTTTAAATTTCAGTGTAGATAATGGTACTTATAATAATTATCCTACCACTTATGGACCGGCACAAAACGATACAGCTAAAGGGACTTTCTCGTCATCTGTAGCCAACGGATTATTCAGCGGTACAATGACTGCCCAAGCTGATGCATATGGAACTCTGATTATAGGTAATCAAACATACAGTAATGTTCTTAGAGTAAAATATACGCAGAACCTTAGTCTATACGCATCTTTTGATGTTATTTATGCTAACCCTATCGGAACAGCTACCAATACGGCCTATGCTTATTATGATGCTTCTCACAGATATGCTCTGCTAAATTCTACAAGCGGAAATGTAAGTGTTCCATTGTTGAGTATCAACCAGACAGTAGCCACTGCATTAGCTTTAAACGAAGCATTTCTGGCAACCAGCAATACAGCAAGAAAAGAAAGCTTAGTAGTTTATCCTAACCCTGCACAGGACTTTATCGGTTTCAAAGGAAATACAGATAATTATTCCAAAGCAAATATTTACAGTCTGGATGGAAAACTGGTTAAAACATCAGATGTAAAATCCGGAAATATTCAAATCTCAGATCTTCCACCAGCGTCTTATTTTATAGAGATCAGTGGAAAAAATGCTACAGACACAAAGAATACAAAATTCATCAAGAAATAA